In Populus trichocarpa isolate Nisqually-1 chromosome 16, P.trichocarpa_v4.1, whole genome shotgun sequence, a genomic segment contains:
- the LOC7488741 gene encoding ran-binding protein 1 homolog c: MASSISATAASEPEHSTKEREEENATSTRAAEDEDTGAQVAPIVKLEEVAVTTGEEDEEAILDLKAKLYRFDKEGNQWKERGVGTVKLLKHKESAKVRLVFRQSKTLKICANHLVLPTINVQEHQGNDKSCLWHAADFADGELKDELFCIRFPSVENCKTFKETVEEVAESRGKKVESKDATDAAGLIEKLSVEDSKKEEKEKEEVPVAAKEFSKTTDDKVKAEVEKKDEPASSA; this comes from the exons ATGGCAAGCAGTATCTCCGCCACAGCTGCAAGCGAGCCAGAGCACAGTaccaaagaaagagaagaagagaatgcAACTTCAACTAGAGCAGCGGAGGATGAAGATACCGGAGCTCAAGTTGCACCTATCGTGAAGCTGGAAGAAGTCGCTGTTACTACTGGCGAGGAAGATGAAGAAGCCATCCTTGATCT GAAGGCGAAGTTGTATAGATTTGATAAAGAAGGGAATCAGTGGAAAGAGAGAGGAGTTGGGACTGTGAAGCTTTTGAAACATAAAGAATCTGCCAAAGTTCGTCTTGTTTTTCGCCAATCTAAGACTCTCAAGATCTGCGCTAACCATCTAG TTCTGCCGACAATTAATGTGCAAGAGCATCAAGGAAATGACAAATCATGTCTGTGGCATGCTGCTGATTTTGCTGACGGGGAATTGAAGGATGAGCTTTTCTGCATAAGATTTCCTTCAGTTGAAA ATTGCAAGACCTTCAAGGAGACTGTTGAAGAGGTGGCCGAGAGTCGGGGAAAGAAAGTGGAGAGTAAAGATGCTACAGATGCTGCTGGACTCATTGAGAAGTTGAGTGTTGAGGATagtaaaaaggaagaaaaagaaaaggaagaggtaCCTGTTGCGGCCAAAGAGTTTAGCAAAACTACAGACGATAAAGTGAAGGCAGAGGTAGAAAAGAAGGACGAGCCTGCTTCGTCTGCATAG